Proteins co-encoded in one Saccharomyces mikatae IFO 1815 strain IFO1815 genome assembly, chromosome: 14 genomic window:
- the SMKI14G0980 gene encoding uncharacterized protein (similar to Saccharomyces cerevisiae YNL234W; ancestral locus Anc_2.9): MSDRNASYKEPMMYNVSLPSYNSSNLGQLDSLKTNVRAGSHDHSMRSEMSSKNSGNDFMPQSISHWEGSVYQMRIEQDSSSGTAKFDFKVSARDQLLLRMSWDILLREYLPHEELKIFQALLYSNRNIASTERPFLNTTFDGMITKTIDPAVKARKGKKKGNDDKIDTALFCSQFYDNLIAMDPLLEEYFPSLRHQAVSFCKVLNSAIENLEDVHVLDDYIVKLGKRHSRILGIKTVGFEVMGKAFMTTLQDRFGSFLTLELKNLWGKLYSYLANCMITAGKDPMEKTKSDSSYQEESVVLSFPVPKLATHDMSTIDKLQLARTKNATTPNSLTQIPTNKTRSEMPLENISNQTKSDNETSSSFSPKRSGSTRPSTGSSTVVENSIKKNSYEEKIHSLQKTAQQNNCSIM, encoded by the coding sequence ATGTCTGATAGGAATGCTTCCTATAAAGAACCGATGATGTACAACGTATCTTTGCCTTCGTACAATAGTAGTAATTTAGGTCAACTGGATAGCCTGAAAACTAACGTGAGAGCAGGCTCTCATGATCATTCCATGCGAAGTGAAATGTCATCTAAGAATTCCGGTAACGATTTCATGCCACAATCAATTTCGCACTGGGAAGGCAGTGTCTACCAAATGAGAATTGAACAAGATAGCTCTTCAGGTACAGCAAAATTTGATTTTAAAGTTAGTGCAAGAGACCAATTGTTACTCCGAATGTCGTGGGACATTCTTCTCAGGGAGTATTTACCACATGAAGAactaaaaatttttcaagcaCTTCTGTATTCAAACAGAAATATTGCTTCGACAGAAAGGCCCTTTTTGAATACTACTTTTGATGGCATGATTACCAAAACTATAGATCCTGCTGTTAAAGCACGTAAAGGCAAAAAGAAGGgcaatgatgataaaatcGATACTGCACTGTTTTGTTCACAATTCTATGACAATTTAATCGCAATGGACCCTTTATTGGAAGAATATTTCCCATCATTAAGACATCAAgctgtttctttttgcaaGGTCCTCAATTCGGCCATCGAAAACCTTGAAGATGTTCATGTCTTAGATGATTACATTGTAAAGTTAGGTAAACGTCATTCCAGGATTCTCGGCATTAAAACTGTTGGATTTGAAGTAATGGGTAAGGCATTTATGACCACATTGCAGGATAGGTTTGGATCCTTTCTCACGTTAGAACTCAAGAATCTTTGGGGCAAGCTTTACTCGTATTTGGCAAATTGTATGATCACTGCGGGAAAGGACCCAATGGAAAAAACCAAATCAGATTCTTCCTATCAGGAAGAGTCTGTAGTTTTGAGTTTTCCCGTTCCAAAGCTTGCGACACATGATATGAGTACGATCGACAAGCTACAATTAGCCAGAACTAAAAATGCTACAACACCCAATAGTTTAACTCAGATACCAACAAATAAAACTCGATCAGAAATGCCCTTGGAAAATATATCCAACCAGACAAAAAGCGACAATGAAACAAGTTCATCATTCTCGCCAAAGCGTTCGGGAAGTACAAGGCCTAGTACCGGAAGCAGTACTGTCGTGGAAAACAGTATCAAGAAGAATagttatgaagaaaaaatccaCTCATTACAAAAGACCGCCCAACAAAATAACTGTTCGATTATGTAA
- the BNI4 gene encoding Bni4p (similar to Saccharomyces cerevisiae BNI4 (YNL233W); ancestral locus Anc_2.10): protein MSDSISDSKSSELLNSTFYSSNSINTLDHARTFRNSLILKEISNQSLSSSIKPSESFLDENAESTAVSQRSLGGAIQSSEVQTVNMTTSPSLSALADILNERSKYADLKTRKAQNIESLIIEEEEDAEEQDSSVNYNERVTESRLGIPEEVNEDVAIASPNLIDIDGSSSIQVASSNLPSFDEPDFLSTPKVKPEFPNPPSKVHIQPTIIEQDNSPPVKLDHKPLVKSETKASTHNIGPLKENSKPLPPSSKLHNPKVRSNKLEARKYTDSLAQRTTSAGSVLEDTSVHKKKKSIFSFLKKKEPKAALKHHSILNEGNRMSSSSTFSMNTPTSSKTPEKLKKKSHSSSSIFNSFLKGKIETSESPQKEPIRHKKRTPKSKDKKKDIELPLDTTSVSSIESPLLRNNFDDIPIKADQKTKSVDQRKPTPLNMDLILGGNENQKNNTSPKQAREDSVVNNDSQLPSRDTFLSLEYEAPSPAFSKHDTGEVLFPKFLDSHEVDSIVSLERTRSTKSNKRSSMNSQRRSLTDTLSIKAQSEGMFITEASSVVLSTPDLTKSPASSILKNGRFEYSENFSREYSYEGITNEEHNNILTISNDNDPFQKGDVFLDSIEQKFDQLVMASDEEKTEGENEVPKPRKEPVKKTLEGKNTYADDDDELISDIMEFASFINFGDDDLNLDLDLGNTTAPYAIEGSKVVDTKNINSSNAFYTKGNKEPSHTGEESQLYPVVGQATTYENGHQNELLSYEQDDSGLTDNDFENEDFNKHTELPVEVTPRNNAYLPEFEPNRPVSMSFKGLKAPGMDTSFIDFMTPDSPVKSDVTSLGEIDVKDNDGHGVRFSSQIILYDTYGEFEYDRHPEISTCNQLTPQLAQMIKLELNELKSAMEVHDDSRCYTHFY from the coding sequence ATGTCGGATAGCATTTCAGATTCAAAGTCTTCAGAACTTTTGAACTCTACTTTTTATTCATCAAACTCGATAAATACACTCGACCATGCTAGGACCTTTAGAAATTCTCTGATATTGAAAGAGATATCTAATCAAAGTTTGAGCTCGTCAATAAAGCCAAGCGAGTCGTTCCTTGATGAAAACGCAGAAAGCACAGCAGTTTCGCAAAGGTCGCTCGGAGGTGCAATTCAAAGCTCAGAAGTACAAACTGTAAATATGACAACTTCTCCCTCATTGAGTGCATTGGCTGATATTCTGAATGAAAGATCAAAGTATGCTGATCTGAAAACTAGAAAAGCGCAGAATATCGAGTCTCTTATAAtcgaagaagaggaagatgcCGAGGAGCAAGACAGTTCGGTCAACTATAATGAGAGGGTTACTGAGTCCAGACTTGGTATACCAGAGGAAGTAAACGAAGACGTAGCGATAGCTTCTCCAAACCTTATTGATATTGACGGTTCCAGTAGCATTCAAGTTGCTTCTTCAAACTTACCTTCTTTCGATGAGCCTGACTTTTTATCCACTCCTAAAGTCAAACCAGAATTTCCGAATCCACCGAGCAAAGTTCACATACAACCTACAATTATTGAGCAAGACAACAGCCCACCAGTAAAGCTGGATCATAAACCTTTGGTAAAATCTGAAACAAAGGCTTCGACACATAATATAGGGCCATTAAAAGAGAACTCAAAGCCATTGCCTCCTTCTAGTAAATTGCATAACCCAAAAGTTCGTTCGAACAAACTGGAGGCACGAAAGTACACTGATTCCTTGGCCCAACGGACTACTTCAGCAGGTTCTGTACTTGAAGATACTTCCGTgcataaaaagaaaaagagtaTATTTTCGTTtctcaagaagaaagaaccAAAAGCTGCTCTTAAACACCATAGTATACTGAACGAAGGAAATAGGATGTCGTCATCAAGTACCTTCTCAATGAATACTccaacttcttcaaaaactcctgaaaaactaaagaaaaaatcacaTAGTAGCAGCAGTATTTTTAATTCCTTTCTCAAGGGAAAAATTGAGACTTCAGAGTCACCTCAAAAGGAACCAATAAGgcataaaaaaagaactccAAAATCCAAggacaaaaagaaagatataGAACTCCCACTTGATACTACGTCAGTATCATCTATTGAATCACCTCTACTGCGAAATAACTTCGACGATATTCCTATCAAAGCTGATCAAAAAACGAAATCAGTTGATCAAAGAAAACCTACTCCTTTGAATATGGATCTTATCTTGGGAGGCAATGagaaccaaaaaaataacacaTCACCAAAGCAAGCAAGAGAAGATAGTGTTGTTAATAACGACTCTCAATTACCGTCCAGAGATACTTTCTTGTCACTAGAATATGAAGCTCCATCACCAGCATTTTCCAAGCATGATACGGGTGAAGTCCTTTTCCCAAAATTTTTGGATAGTCATGAAGTTGACTCGATCGTTTCATtagaaagaacaagatcCACGAAGTCTAATAAAAGAAGTTCGATGAACTCACAAAGAAGATCATTGACAGACACTTTATCCATCAAGGCACAAAGTGAGGGAATGTTTATTACTGAAGCGTCTTCAGTGGTATTATCTACCCCGGACTTGACAAAGTCACCTGCCAGTagcattttgaaaaatggaagattCGAATACTCAGAGAATTTCTCCAGAGAATACTCTTACGAAGGTATCACAAACGAAGAACACAACAACATCTTAACCATTAGCAATGATAATGACCCATTCCAAAAGGGTGATGTATTTTTAGATTCGattgaacaaaaattcGATCAGTTAGTGATGGcttctgatgaagaaaaaactgaaGGTGAGAATGAAGTACCGAAGCCAAGGAAAGAACCTGTGAAAAAAACTCTCGAGGGCAAAAATACTTATGcagatgacgatgatgagCTAATATCTGACATTATGGAATTCGCAAGTTTCATCAACTTTGGTGACGATGATTTAAATTTAGATTTAGATTTAGGGAACACAACTGCTCCATATGCGATAGAAGGCTCCAAAGTTGTTGACACTAAGAACATAAACAGCTCTAATGCATTTTATACAAAAGGTAATAAGGAACCTAGTCACACAGGGGAAGAATCTCAATTATATCCCGTTGTTGGGCAAGCTACTACATACGAAAATGGGCATCAAAATGAACTATTAAGTTATGAACAAGATGACAGTGGATTGACGGATAATGATTTTGAGAACGAGGATTTCAATAAACACACAGAGCTGCCCGTAGAAGTAACCCCAAGAAATAATGCATATTTACCAGAATTTGAACCCAACAGACCTGTTTCAATGTCTTTTAAAGGACTCAAAGCTCCGGGGATGGACACATCTTTTATTGACTTCATGACGCCTGACTCCCCTGTGAAATCAGACGTAACAAGTCTAGGTGAGATAGATGTAAAAGATAATGACGGTCACGGTGTTAGGTTCTCGTCACAGATAATTCTTTATGATACTTATGGAGAATTTGAATATGATAGGCACCCAGAA